The genomic segment TATAGTAATTGGAGTtggagtaaaaataaataaagagtaaTGTGTTTTCTTTGTATTGTTTCATTGCTTGCTTCTATTTTTAATGGGAGTATGATTCGATAGAACACAAGtattaaagtttaaaattatttgagataTACGCAAactgattttaatatttatattaaaaaagaatatatatactatttacatgaaaatcattattaaatcaaacccaaGAATGATTCTTATCTTTAATTGTATAAGATAACGAGGACAGAAGAAAACTTGAAGTAAAAGTAAAACCATTCCCAAAATTCCCTCAGTTTCAAGCAATGTGGCTGTAAAACCCAAAGCGCAAAATTGTGGATAAATTGTGCACGTTCCCAAGAAAGTGGACATTTAAAGCAGTGGATTGGAGACTATTCTCTGTAAGATGCTTGCACAGCCtcttattcttattcttgttcttattatttttaactgtttttagtttgaaaaaagaatatgttttttaatatttttataacaattttgatatattaaaattaaaaaaattatttgaataattttcaaatgaaaaactagCGAATGCGTTGGATGTTGTCAAATGTTGGAAATGTACTGCAATCCAGCCAATCTTGACGCTGCAGCCAAATCTGTCCAGACCATAGTCGCAGCTGTCAGCACATTAAAACTTACATCTTGAACTGCCACTTGTACGACTGAGATAACCTGCAGGTCGAGTCCCACCTTAGCTTTTTGCAAACCACGCAATGaccttttggaatttttttcctCAGAACAGCAAcatacaatttctttttataaattagtgaataaaaaaaatatttgaaaagaataCTTAGATTCATAGATTAAACTATATTGAAAATTTGCGTTATTTTCAACTGtgcaatcaattttttatagaaaaaatatatagattgcGTTATTGGAACAATACAACCTGTTTAATtccttaataaattatttttgtattttatgaattttatgaaGATTGTGTTTCTGGAAACATTGCAACCACTCAACAACACAATcttcacaaaataaataaataaataaatgaatgtctaaatttaagattttcatCCTTTGAAGGGTGTGCTTTTCCCAGCCATGCAACCTTCAAAAAAGatttttcaagagaaaaaatcaaataatattaaaaaaatacctgacAACTCGAgatctaatatttaaaattaaatttattagaagATTAACTCGATTAAATTTGATGAAAGTAtgattaacttagttaaacttAATATGAATAGTTTTCAATTACTTTTGCAGCATTTTAACTagattattattctttttagaaaaaaattaattaattttataccaTGATAAACATTTCACCAACTTTACATTTGTTTATTATGTGAAgccatttttttcaattaaataattttaaaataatctgaaaactcAAACATTGAATTTTTCAACACAAGGTATCTTATCACAATATAGAGCATTactttcaaacaaaaaagaatttggAATAAGTTTTTCTTAGATTAATATTGTCAACAAAAAACTTACAACCCCAACGGCTCAAATTCCAGTTTAAAAAAGCATTTATATTTCTGACATACTCTTCTTGAACTAAAAAACGCATGTATCGATGTTTAATATTTGTCTTGGTAGTCCAACTTTATAATATTACTATCATAtggttttgtttgtaaattCTCTCAAGTACGTGGTCATTATACTGTCTAGAAGAgtgaaaacacacacacacacacaaagacaGAGGCAATAATTTAGTCTTCATCCGAGTCCAAGTCCATGCTCGAAAACGATGTCGTTTCTGCCTTGACAGCATATCGACCCCTTGTGTTTTTTCTTGCAAGGTGGCGTCACAGTGACTGGTTCAAAGATTTCACCTTCAGTAACTGTCGTTTCTCTGCGCTCTGCCTCTCATCTCATCACGTGACCCAGATGACTGTCCAACAAAGcaataatgtttttcttgtgTGCTGCTTCCCCTGCTTGCTGTTAGAATTAATTACTCGTGGCCATATATTAATCAGTTACGAAGAATATTGACCCTTCGATCATTCAAATGCCCTCGAGATCCTCCCAGATCTCATGCACACGACACTCGAGATGCAGAACTCGACCAATAAATGgtcatctttaattttctttaaaatattttacatatataaaaaattatatgtaaattgtttttttgtaaaataaatttttaatatttaacttgaaaaatattttctatgaGAAGAAAGAGATGATGAAGGGAATGTTGTGATGCTGAGATGAAGGATATCATGTAGGAGATGATCTTATGGCTGACAAAAAATAGCcatatcaaatgataaattttatgagttaaaaatattttgcagtaaataaattaaatttaaatattaattgttaaatattttttattaatcaattcttttgtaaaatattttacaagaaataaatataaaaaatataaaatattttttataagatattttacttcaaataaaaaagaaacacccATGGCCACTCTCGTTTGTCTCTTTGATTtaatagattttgattttgataataaatcactttattttttgttttggagagTTTATTTGGTGGTAGTTGAGAGTGTAGTTGTAGttatttttgaaagtattttttatttagaaatacatcaaaataatatatttttttattttttaaaaaattatttttgacatcagtacatcaaaataatttaaaaatatataaaaattaatattaatttgaagtaaagaattttttttttaaaatgcttttgaaagACAAAAACATACAAGACTTTAATCCTATACAATATAATTTCTTTCtagtaatgatattttatatatatataaattgagatTAAGTTATCTTTTTAACTTAGTTAAAGAAGcacttatattttattaaatttctttaaatgcTGACTTCAagtttatactaaaaaaatcaatgaaaaaatataccTTTTTAATTAGCAGATAAATCTTTTATGATTATTTCATGCAACATATCCCTTACATCTTGCtatagttttctttttgtttggatCCATTTTTGGCATGTGATATTAAAAAGGGtgtcgtgttttttaaaaattatgatttttttattttaaatcattttaatatattaatattaatatttaattttaaaaataaaataatattattttaatatatttttaaataaaaaatattttaaaaaacaaccattctaaattattaaaaaaaaatagtagtatTTGCTCTCTTGGACCATAGGTAAATTTAGAGTGTGACAAAGTGGGTCCGTAGTTAAAATGTTtctattattcaattaaattacaaatttcTATATACTTAACAATATATATACCATGAAAGAAAAttcgataatttttttaaactatgttAGTCTTTTTCACGCGCCAAACCTCAAATTTGAGAGCATCCATTTAATTGTTTGTCGGAGAATTGCAGTCATTTAAGTTCATGAATATgccttaattttaatttgaagttattttataaaatactgaATACATAAAAATGGGCTTAAATAAAAGCTTAtattcttaaacaaaataatttgaaaacgaATGATTAACATTCAAAAACTCATGAAGGCTATCATCATTCACCTTCAGGCAATGCACAGCACGATACCAGAGCACCTCTCCTTACAACAATAAGCCCACTCTCATGCCATCACTCCCGAGTCCCTTCGCCGGAAAACTCACTCAAACAAACTTGCTCTCgctttcaagtttcaacccTTTTTTATATCTCACACCAAAGCACGCACCCATCGCCTGCCCTATCTTGAATCCCAACCCCAACTCCATCACcaccgaagaagaagaagaagaagaagaagatcatgCTTCTCTTCGTTTTCCTTTACATCCTCTTCTTTCCTTCCTCTACCCTTTCTCTGAACCAAGAAGGGCTTTACCTCCAACAAATAAAGCTCTCTCTTTCAGACCCAGACTCAGCTCTCTCTTCGTGGTCCGACAGAGACACCACCCCATGTTCATGGTCCGGCATCAAATGTGACCCAACAACAAGCTCTATAACGTCCATAGACTTGTCCAACTCTAACGTGGCTGGCCCTTTCCCTTCCCTCCTTTGCCGTCTCCAAAACCTTACTTCCCTCTCCTTCTTCAACAACAACATCAACTCCACTCTCCCTTTAGATATCTCCACGTGTCAAAATCTCCAACACCTTGATCTTTCTCAAAATCTGCTTACAGGTACTCTCCCCCACACCTTAGCTGACCTCCCTAACCTTAGATACCTTGACCTTACCGGAAACAATTTCTCAGGAGACATTCCCGATACTTTCGCTCGTTTTCAAAAGCTCGAGGCTATTTCTCTCGTTTACAATCTCATGGACGGTATAATACCTCCTTTTTTGGGCAACATTACAACTCTCAGAATGCTCAATTTATCGTACAACCCGTTTACGCCGGGTCGGGTCCCTCCCGAATTTGGTAACTTGACAAACCTGGAGACTTTGTGGCTCACTCAGTGTAATTTAAATGGCGAAATCCCTGACTCACTGGGTCGACTCAAGAAACTCAAGGATTTAGACCTTGCAGTCAACAATCTTGTCGGTTCTATCCCGGGTTCACTCACTGAGTTGACCAGCGTAGTCCAAATTGAGCTCTACAACAACTCGTTGACGGGTGGTTTGCCTCGGGGGTTGGGGAAGCTGCCTGAGTTAAAGCGGCTCGACGTGTCAATGAACCGGTTAACTGGGTGGATCCCAGACGAGTTGTGTCAGTTGCCGTTAGAGAGTCTCAATCTTTACGAGAATGGCTTTACAGGGACGTTGCCTGCAAGCATAGCTGACTCACCGAACTTATACGAACTCAGGCTGTTTCAAAACGGACTCACTGGCGAGTTGCCTCAAAATCTCGGAAAAAACGCGCCATTAAGATGGATAGACGTGTCAAACAATCACTTAACGGGACAAATTCCGGCAAGTTTATGTGAGAATGGCGAGTTAGAGGAGATTTTGATGATATATAACTCGTTTTCAGGTCAAATACCGGAAAGTTTGAGTCAATGCCGGAGCTTGACCCGGGTCCGGCTGGGATATAACCGGTTATCCGGCGAAGTGCCAGCTGGGCTTTGGGGTTTGCCTCATGTTTCGTTGTTTGATCTTTTCAATAATTCATTTTCAGGTCCGATTTCGAAAACAATTGCCAGTGCTGCAAATTTGTCAAAGTTGATTATTGATATGAATAACTTTGATGGGAACATACCGGAGGAGATTGGGTTTTTAGCGAATTTATCTGAGTTTTCGGGTAGTGAAAATAGGTTTAATGGATCATTGCCTGGGAGTATAGTGAATTTGAAGGAGCTTGGAAGTTTGGATCTTCACGGGAATGCCCTTTCGGGTGATTTACCGGATGGGGTTAATTCGTGGAAGAAAATGAATGAGCTAAATTTGGCTAGCAATGCTTTTTCTGGGAATATTCCTGATGGAATTGGAGGAATGTCTCTGCTTAATTATCTTGATTTGTCGAATAATAGGCTTTCGGGGAAAATCCCAATTGGTTTGCAGAATTTGAAGTTAAATAAGCTCAATTTGTCGAATAATAGGTTGTCAGGAGAGATTCCGCCATTGTTTGCCAAGGAGATGTACAAGAGTAGCTTTTTTGGGAATCCTGGTTTGTGTGGTGATATTGAGGGGTTGTGTGATGGGAGGGGTGGCGGGAGAGGTATAGGTTATGCTTGGTCGATGAGGGCTATTTTCGCACTTGCTgtgtttcttcttatttttggtgtggtttggttttatttcaAGTATAGGAATTTCAAGAAAGCAAGGGCTGTTGATAAGTCGAAATGGACTTTGATGTCGTTTCATAATCTGGGTTTTAGTGAATACGAGATCTTGGATTGTCTTGATGAGGATAATGTTATAGGGAGTGGATCGTCTGGGAAAGTTTACAAGGTTGTGCTTAGCAATGGTGAGGCTGTTGCAGTGAAGAAGCTCTGGGGAGGCCAGAAAAAACAGGGTGGCGATGTTGATGTTGAGAAAGGTCAGGTGATTCAAGATAATGGTTTTGATGCAGAGGTTGCAACTCTGAGTAAGATTAGGCACAAGAACATTGTTAAGCTATGGTGTTGCTGTACTACCAGAGACTGCAACCTTTTGGTGTATGAATACATGTCTAATGGTAGCTTGGGTGACCTGTTGCATAGTAGTAAGGGAGGGTTGTTAGATTGGCCAACAAGGTACAAGATAGTTGCTGATGCAGCTGAGGGACTTTCTTATTTGCACCATGATTGTGTTCCCCCGATTGTGCATAGAGATGTGAAGTCCAACAATATATTACTGGATGGTGATTATGGAGCTCGGGTGGCTGATTTCGGTGTAGCCAAAGTCTTTGATTCTACTGGGAAGCTTAAATCCATGTCAATCATTGCAGGGTCTTGTGGTTACATTGCTCCAGGTTAGTGATTGACGTTCTTCCTAACTTGTTTTGCTGCTACTCTAGTTTTGATGTGTGTGAAGATGATCTGTGCtgaaattccatttttttttaatcatgtattAACCCACGCTGATTTTTCTTATGTTTCTAGGACAGCAATTATTATTAGGGataatttttaggatttgattGCCAATTCACAAATACTAGTATTCTCATAACTTACAAGTTCTCATCTGACAAATATATTAATGGTCTGTCATCCAATTCCAGTAACATTTGCTGAAtacaaagtaaattattttgattcactTGATGCAGAGTACGCATACACCCTTCGAGTGAATGAAAAGAGTGACATCTACAGCTTCGGTGTGGTTATTCTCGAGTTGGTAACCGGTAAACGCCCAGTCGATCCGGATTACGGGGAAAAGGACTTGGTCAACTGGGTATGCACCACTCTAGATCTGAAAGGAGTGGACCATGTTATTGACCCAAGACTTGATTCTTGTTTCAAGGAAGAGATATGCAAAGTCCTCAACATTGGCATCCTCTGCACTAGTCCCCTTCCCATCAACCGCCCATCGATGAGAAGGGTGGTAAAAATGCTGCAAGAAATCGGGGCAGACAATCAGTCCAAGACCGCTAAAAAAGACGGCAAGTTGACACCTTATTACTTTGAAGATGCCTCAGATCATGGGAGTGTAGCTtgaataaacaatcaaagttttGTTGCCAACATGGACATGGAAGGAGCACTTAATTATAAGCTCCAGTTTTCTTGTTTCTGGGCTAACTTCCCAGTTTTTACCTCCACTTTGGGGTTGGTGCTCTCAACTTGGAAGGGCAATTTATGCAGAGAAGGTAAAAGAAAGGTGGTGTTAACGTAATCAAGGAGTCGGTGATGGTATTGTACACTGTAAAAAGTAAATGAATGTAATGAAAATTTCCTTCCACCAAATTCGATTGGCTGCGTGCATTCATTAAAATTCAGTCGTTGATTGTGTGATGCTCAGTGTTTactatttttggtgttttctctCTGATTTTCCAAATCTTACCATTGCACGTTACATGGAAGACCCCAGAGATCCTGCAAGTCCTGTATCTTCGCCGGTGTGCCATGGACATTCCAAGTTCTTATGCCAAGACCCCTGTTTAGGAGGATTTGGAAGTTTATTACTGGTCTTGGCCTGCATCTACCAGGGTGGTCATTCATGGGCCCTTCTTATTTAGGAGATAGGCTGGCTGGCTCCTTTTGGTTGCCGTTTGTAGCTGTAGTGACTGGACTCTATTGAGtacttattattattgagtAGCATgaggtatttttaatattttttttcttatagttttgatatattaatattaaaaaataaaaataaaatattttaatatattttttaaaaacacagtgCTAAAATTGTTAGTCCAGATGGCAACAGCAAGCAAGGATTAATCAACACTGGTTTTGTGCATGTGCTGCCATTTATGGAAATCACCATCACTGGGTGCATTGAAGTGGGGAATACAGACAGATTTTTCTTAGAAACAGCGATGACAATTGGTGGGGTGAGGTTTGTATTTTTCACATCTGCACATGACTCGGTACCCACCCATGATCATCACTCGGCTTCTTTACCTGTTGGCTGTTAGGCCCTCGCCTGACCtacctgggtttttttttttaaaaaaaaattctatcttTAAATCTTTGTAGCATCTCACAAAATCAAATCTGTATAAAGAATCTTACCAGTCAATAatcttattttctaaattattaatgtgtttgtatagatgaatcaatcttatcttttatatttacaaTTCTTGTATACAGTGTTTATTAttagttaaatattttcttttcatacaCAGATGATTTATCTATATAGATCAGTTCAATGTACATGTCCTATGATAAAtatctacatattagttcttgatattttttatacctcagcttatgagaacaatttcttcattttatataaaaaaaacataatatgtattagtTTATACAACTTTAATAAATATCCAGTATTTAAGAGAGTATCGACCATGAAcattttaggaacaatgctttAATGTAATAtgagtttcataattataacaattttataattttttttacaaatatttttatcctaTAATCATCACTCGGCTTCTTTACCTGTTATCCACGTATTTTCTAAACCTATCCAAGCTTTTACACTAAtgcatcaaattttaaaattgtctttTGTCAAATAAAGACATTAAAGTGGAAAGTTTGTCTTGAACATGTCAAACAATAACAAACGAATTCTTATTCCACTTGTTAGAAGAAAATAATGTGGTGAGAGTTTATGAACAACAATTTAATAAGCAAAactaaagaacaagaaaaaaatttgagagaatAACAAtcttattaagtttttttgttttatgtattcttctctaaatttattaattatgcttCTGATTACAAACTTATAAATAGGTCTCAAATCCTagataaacaagaaattaaattacttaaaaaaaatctaatttaaacaGGAAACATAGTTCTGCCGACTTAACTAGTCGATTGTTTTCTGAATTGATCGactgatttaatttaattaaattagttgtTATGTTTCAATCGATTGACTTGTTCCAATAAATCAACTGGTTTAACtaactttttagaaatttaatttattttcaacgtATTAGAGTAGCAAATTACACATCCTGATA from the Populus nigra chromosome 9, ddPopNigr1.1, whole genome shotgun sequence genome contains:
- the LOC133702945 gene encoding receptor-like protein kinase HSL1 gives rise to the protein MLLFVFLYILFFPSSTLSLNQEGLYLQQIKLSLSDPDSALSSWSDRDTTPCSWSGIKCDPTTSSITSIDLSNSNVAGPFPSLLCRLQNLTSLSFFNNNINSTLPLDISTCQNLQHLDLSQNLLTGTLPHTLADLPNLRYLDLTGNNFSGDIPDTFARFQKLEAISLVYNLMDGIIPPFLGNITTLRMLNLSYNPFTPGRVPPEFGNLTNLETLWLTQCNLNGEIPDSLGRLKKLKDLDLAVNNLVGSIPGSLTELTSVVQIELYNNSLTGGLPRGLGKLPELKRLDVSMNRLTGWIPDELCQLPLESLNLYENGFTGTLPASIADSPNLYELRLFQNGLTGELPQNLGKNAPLRWIDVSNNHLTGQIPASLCENGELEEILMIYNSFSGQIPESLSQCRSLTRVRLGYNRLSGEVPAGLWGLPHVSLFDLFNNSFSGPISKTIASAANLSKLIIDMNNFDGNIPEEIGFLANLSEFSGSENRFNGSLPGSIVNLKELGSLDLHGNALSGDLPDGVNSWKKMNELNLASNAFSGNIPDGIGGMSLLNYLDLSNNRLSGKIPIGLQNLKLNKLNLSNNRLSGEIPPLFAKEMYKSSFFGNPGLCGDIEGLCDGRGGGRGIGYAWSMRAIFALAVFLLIFGVVWFYFKYRNFKKARAVDKSKWTLMSFHNLGFSEYEILDCLDEDNVIGSGSSGKVYKVVLSNGEAVAVKKLWGGQKKQGGDVDVEKGQVIQDNGFDAEVATLSKIRHKNIVKLWCCCTTRDCNLLVYEYMSNGSLGDLLHSSKGGLLDWPTRYKIVADAAEGLSYLHHDCVPPIVHRDVKSNNILLDGDYGARVADFGVAKVFDSTGKLKSMSIIAGSCGYIAPEYAYTLRVNEKSDIYSFGVVILELVTGKRPVDPDYGEKDLVNWVCTTLDLKGVDHVIDPRLDSCFKEEICKVLNIGILCTSPLPINRPSMRRVVKMLQEIGADNQSKTAKKDGKLTPYYFEDASDHGSVA